One window of Bactrocera tryoni isolate S06 chromosome 2, CSIRO_BtryS06_freeze2, whole genome shotgun sequence genomic DNA carries:
- the LOC120769311 gene encoding transportin-3 isoform X2, with product MEAAPTAELVYQGICTLFHNSNPKEKEKANKWLEDFQKSIYSWTIADELLQQKRDLHSCYFAAQTMRNKIQNSFNELPPSSHESLRDSLIVHIGQITNDTDAVIVTQLSLAVADLALLMAAWKQPIIDLLELLSPQAQSVWPLLEILTLLPEEIDSRYLRLGSNRREEIHKQLDAAAPKVLEFLCICLQRSDGHQERLLNCTLRCFSAWVAVQAIPMHHFTENPVGQKVFQLLSSAETSRKLHDTCTECLCALLSCLEASTSRYKLDPTIEAQIFNAVCSLETAYHISVAHEDIDKTMNYCRIFTVLCEAFFYEMLSNEEVPHYSIKGLDLVLMCVGHFDYEVAEITFNLWYRLSEDLFQRYNDKLTSHFKPHIERLLGALYRHAQMDADHDGLIDEHDSFNDFRRKVSDLIKDVAFIVGSGACFKQMFLILQAPNTTWESTESALFIMQNVAKNIIPDENEVIPKVVEAILNLPDNTHIAVRYTSIMLLGELCDWIENHAESLQAVLNFLLYSLQQKNGLAAAAAIALTSICAACRQKMVCHISGLVEIARSLDSFEINNDLAIGLLKGISLILSRLHHTQLETSMREIISFQLQPLALMVENTTATLGSVQKGERTDPAYWIDRACAVIRHTNPDIADGELHPTVQILTDAWPLLSQVMVKYQTDVRIMERTCRLIRYGVRMVRKQASVLVEPLVKQMICIYALHHHSCFLYLGSVLVDEFAKAGECIPGLLEMLKAFIEPTFSMLRVENGLKNNPDTVDDFFRLCSRFIECCPVPFLQSTLVTPIFQCALLACTLDHREANSSVMKFFCNLLKWGRSSNQRHPECRPLVKDIAEQNGAALILNLIHASVYCLHSYMLSDVADVIYELKSVETNEHMHTYISTALDALPKRNSGGYVTATQQQLDDFTAAVLSASTPKTISVALKNFTRLYR from the exons ATGGAAGCAGCGCCAACCGCTGAGTTAGTTTATCAGGGTATATGTACCCTTTTTCACAATAGTAATCCTAAAGAAAAGGAAAAGGCCAACAAATGGCTAGAGGATTTTCAGAAGTCG ATATATTCATGGACAATTGCGGACGAGCTGTTGCAACAGAAACGCGATTTGCATTCGTGTTATTTTGCAGCACAGACGATGCgtaacaaaattcaaaattcgttCAATGAACTCCCACCTTCATCACATGAATCCCTGCGCGATTCATTAATTGTACACATCGGACAAATAACAAACGATACCGATGCAGTAATTGTAACACAGCTTAGTCTCGCGGTTGCTGACTTGGCACTGTTAATGGCAGCTTGGAAGCAGCCAATTATCGATTTACTAGAATTATTATCGCCACAAGCACAATCTGTCTGGCCACTACTGGAGATACTAACACTATTACCAGAAGAGATAGATTCGCGGTATTTGCGTTTGGGCTCGAATCGACGAGAGGAGATTCATAAACAATTAGATGCTGCTGCGCCCAAAGTACTCGAATTTCTGTGTATTTGTTTACAACGCAGTGATGGACATCAGGAACGGCTTTTAAATTGTACCCTACGCTGTTTCAGCGCTTGGGTTGCCGTGCAAGCAATACCCATGCATCATTTCACAGAGAATCCAGTGGGACAAAAAGTTTTCCAGCTTTTAAGTAGTGCAGAAACTTCAAGAAAATTACATGATACATGTACAGAATGTTTGTGCGCTCTACTTAGCTGCCTTGAAGCTAGTACCAGTCGTTATAAGCTGGATCCGACAATTGAAgcacaaatttttaatgcagTTTGTTCCTTAGAAACGGCATATCATATTAGTGTGGCACATGAAGATATCGATAAGACAATGAATTATTGTCGCATATTTACAGTTTTATGTGAGGCTTTCTTTTACGAAATGCTTTCCAACGAAGAAGTGCCACATTATTCAATTAAAGGACTGGATTTGGTGCTGATGTGTGTTGGCCATTTTGATTATGAGGTAGCAGAAATTACATTCAATTTATGGTATCGCCTAAGTGAGGATCTCTTTCAACGCTATAATGATAAGTTAACATCACATTTTAAGCCACATATTGAACGGCTATTGGGTGCGCTTTACCGCCACGCACAAATGGACGCTGATCACGATGGATTGATTGATGAACACGATAGTTTTAAT gATTTCCGACGCAAAGTGTCTGATTTAATCAAAGATGTCGCTTTTATTGTCGGTTCGGGTGCGTGCTTTAAACAAATGTTCCTTATATTACAAGCGCCGAATACAACGTGGGAGTCGACCGAATCCGCCTTGTTTATTATGCAAAATGTTGCCAAAAACATTATACC TGATGAGAACGAAGTTATACCCAAAGTTGTAGAGGCCATACTAAATTTGCCCGATAATACGCACATTGCGGTACGTTACACATCAATCATGTTGCTGGGCGAACTCTGTGATTGGATCGAAAATCACGCGGAGTCGCTGCAAGCCGTACTCAACTTTCTACTCTATTCACTGCAACAGAAGAATGGCTTAGCCGCAGCCGCAGCGATAGCGCTCACATCCATCTGTGCCGCCTGCCGACAAAAAATGGTGTGCCACATAAGCGGTCTTGTCGAGATTGCACGTAGCCTTGATAGCTTTGAAATCAATAATGATTTAGCGATTGGGCTCTTAAAAGGCATTTCGTTAATACTTTCACGGCTGCATCACACACAACTGGAGACATCGATGCGTGAAATTATTTCCTTTCAATTGCAACCATTAGCACTAATGGTGGAGAACACAACTGCCACATTGGGAAGCGTACAGAAGGGCGAACGCACCGATCCCGCCTATTGGATTGATCGCGCTTGTGCCGTTATACGTCACACGAATCCGGACATTGCCGACGGTGAGCTGCATCCCACCGTGCAGATACTAACCGATGCCTGGCCATTGTTGTCACAAGTTATGGTTAAATATCAAACCGATGTACGCATTATGGAGCGTACATGCCGACTCATACGCTACGGTGTGCGTATGGTACGCAAACAGGCTTCGGTTTTGGTTGAGCCATTGGTCAAGCAAATGATTTGTATATATGCGCTGCATCATCACAGTTGTTTCTTGTATCTCGGCTCGGTGCTAGTCGATGAATTCGCCAAAGCCGGTGAATGTATACCAG GTCTCTTAGAAATGCTGAAAGCTTTCATTGAACCCACCTTTAGTATGTTGCGTGTGGAGAATGGTCTCAAAAACAACCCAGATACTGTGGATGACTTCTTTCGCCTGTGTTCGCGCTTTATCGAATGCTGCCCAGTACCGTTTCTGCAGAGCACACTCGTCACACCGATTTTCCAGTGCGCTCTGCTCGCCTGCACGCTCGATCATCGGGAGGCCAATTCATCGGTGATGAAATTCTTTTGCAATCTCTTGAAATGGGGACGCAGTTCAAATCAACGCCATCCCGAATGTCGTCCCTTGGTAAAAGATATAGCCGAGCAAAATGGCGCAGCATTAATACTAAATCTAATACATGCATCCGTATATTGTCTGCACTCGTATATGTTGTCCGATGTCGCCGATGTGATATATGAGCTGAAATCGGTGGAAACAAACgaacatatgcacacatacatcaGCACGGCACTCGATGCTTTGCCCAAGCGCAATAGTGGTGGCTATGTGACGGCAACGCAACAGCAATTGGACGATTTCACTGCCGCAGTGTTAAG TGCCAGCACGCCGAAGACAATAAGCGTAGCGCTGAAAAATTTCACACGCTTGTACCGCTAA
- the LOC120769310 gene encoding tubulin-specific chaperone D, which yields MLQCEELKDDEGPSNTLEQFTELEQVLEMIDCMKACDAPGFEKDYEQYTEILSRYQEQPHLLDPHLNILLERLLAKVHNRALSEGEIHAAFKYLYIITKVRTYKVLVKFLPHELTDLEFALEMLERQNPNEYNHWETRYMLLLWMSILVLNPFHMSRLDAYATKPNEPASSGNCIDTTLNHTHVHSKSKMERIFDLCQLYSATNDTCSNIAAYLAAKYLVRADIKDIYLERYLDWVMSQHQSETGDAKFGELAAVSAILKHGKREDLLPYADKLLKWIVGLQYKDSNDFLKYKCYIKIVQRIGLVYLKPRLAGWRYKRGTRSLAMNLNKSTNAAANESASGNEPDTDNADGDGEEIVVPDAIEEVIEELLQALRSGGSDIRWSAAKGIGRVTNRLSKELADEVIGSVIDILNPLEPHEAWHGACLALAELAKRGLLLPHRLRTLVPLLMQALFYDEMKGYMSVGQHIRDAACYMCWAFARAYNPEDFQPFVEQISSGLLTVAVFDREINCRRAAAAAFQESVGRLGNFPHGIEISTATDFFSVGLRQNSYLNVGDYIAQFEEYQKPLIDHLVERKVNHWDTLIRELTAKALHKLTFRAPEYMATVVLGQLLSKTESIDINMRHGTVLAIGEVTLALSEIERQDEGNACKKLLSNQLLTDLNELMAKYVHRDMFRGMSGEIMKHCCTDFIRNCSLARIEASVRCVESWQYIIDKCLLNKASAIREGASAAFAELCRSYYRGEERVGANAEIIRSYMKGATNIMEEHTRMGYISALGALPDFMIKANLDDILESLIKHSLTPTQAVITTGEVMNQHENLATGTWSEARRDSVKALSNVVHTLGFSRDTKISFGNPKYFNKVVDCFIKALNEYTLDNRGDIGAWVREAAMNAIHQLITTCPRDLLQPQQVHQIMLGFMQQAVEKIDRTRGLAGRLFCQIITTTPPISHIRHHARLLEIFPADVNSVLWLFADQTFPLFCSLLDLPDYSQRVLLGLSASIGQLTESLIKYSSAAFFEFLRTHPAEVPRLCKEIVANFEENVMNERVTYPMLNFLEILISSGTINVVLLDESNTFGDDIYRLLNLEIKGHKKLYKLVSSISVYCQLVQVPHLCKRILSKMAIFLGLTHVHVRKTSATKLYEALALHGDSCDIPEDNMDEILNILSETDWGSPLIMVRPVRNQLCELMGIKPPVSGVAGTSLETAGAAGAAAGVSAALRFRN from the exons ATGCTACAATGCGAAGAACTGAAGGACGATGAAGGTCCCTCGAATACGCTGGAGCAGTTTACGGAATTGGAGCAAGTACTCGAAATGATCGATTGTATGAAAGCTTGCGATGCGCCAGGCTTTGAAAAAGACTATGAGCAGTACACGGAAATTTTATCGAG ATATCAAGAACAACCACATTTACTAGATCCGCATTTGAATATATTATTGGAGCGTTTGCTAGCGAAAGTTCATAATAGGGCGTTGTCGGAAGGCGAAATCCATGCCGccttcaaatatttgtatattattactAAAGTACGCACATACAAAGTGTTGGTAAAGTTTTTACCACATGAATTGACTGATCTCGAATTCGCTTTGGAAATGCTCGAACGTCAAAATCCCAATGAATATAACCACTGGGAAACACGCTATATGCTGTTGCTTTGGATGTCTATATTGGTTTTGAATCCCTTTCATATGTCACGTTTGGATGCTTACGCGACTAAGCCTAACGAGCCAGCTTCGTCTGGTAACTGCATTGATACTACGCTGAATCATACACATGTGCACAGCAAATCGAAAATGGAACGGATTTTTGATCTTTGCCAATTATATTCAGCCACAAATGACACATGTAGCAATATAGCCGCATATTTGGCTGCCAAATATCTAGTGCGCGCTGATATTAAGGATATTTACTTGGAACGTTACTTGGACTGGGTAATGAGCCAACATCAATCGGAAACTGGCGATGCTAAATTCGGTGAATTAGCTGCCGTTTCTGCTATTTTGAAGCATGGCAAACGTGAAGATTTGCTGCCATACGCcgataaattgttgaaatggaTTGTTGGACTGCAATATAAAGATagtaatgattttttgaaatacaaGTGCTATATAAAGATTGTGCAGCGCATAGGTTTGGTGTACTTGAAGCCACGGTTGGCAGGCTGGCGATACAAGCgtg GCACGCGTTCCTTGGCTATGAATTTGAATAAGTCGACAAATGCTGCGGCTAACGAAAGCGCCAGCGGAAATGAACCCGACACCGACAATGCAGATGGTGATGGCGAAGAAATCGTTGTGCCAGATGCCATCGAGGAAGTAATAGAGGAATTGTTGCAAGCATTGCGCAGTGGCGGTAGTGATATACGTTGGAGCGCAGCCAAGGGTATAGGGCGTGTCACCAACAGACTCTCCAAAGAGTTGGCCGATGAAGTAATTGGTTCCGTCATTGACATATTAAATCCTCTAGAGCCGCATGAGGCTTGGCATGGTGCTTGCTTAGCGCTAGCTGAGCTGGCAAAGCGTGGGCTGCTTTTGCCTCATCGTTTACGCACACTGGTGCCACTCTTGATGCAGGCTTTATTTTACGATGAAATGAAGGGCTACATGTCCGTGGGTCAGCATATACGCGACGCAGCCTGTTACATGTGCTGGGCGTTTGCACGCGCCTACAATCCAGAGGATTTTCAACCTTTCGTGGAGCAAATATCTTCAGGTCTTTTGACCGTAGCTGTATTCGATCGTGAAATAAATTGTCGACGTGCGGCAGCTGCTGCATTCCAAGAGAGTGTTGGTCGTCTAGGGAATTTCCCACATGGCATAGAAATTTCAACAGCAACCGACTTTTTCTCTGTGGGTTTACGGCAAAATTCCTACTTGAATGTAGGTGATTACATAGCGCAATTTGAAGAATATCAAAAACCGCTGATCGATCACTTAGTGGAGCGAAAAGTGAATCACTGGGATACGTTAATACGTGAATTGACCGCAAAAGCTTTGCATAAGCTAACTTTTCGCGCACCAGAATATATGGCAACTGTGGTGTTGGGACAGCTTTTGAGCAAAACGGAATCCATTGATATCAATATGCGACATGGCACTGTGCTAGCTATTGGTGAAGTTACCCTGGCCTTGAGCGAGATAGAGCGTCAAGATGAAGGCAACGCTTGCAAAAAGTTACTATCTAATCAATTGTTGACCGACCTAAATGAGCTAATGGCAAAATATGTGCATCGCGATATGTTCCGTGGCATGAGCGGTGAAATTATGAAACACTGTTGTACTGATTTCATAAGAAATTGCAGCTTGGCACGCATTGAAGCATCCGTCAGGTGTGTGG AATCTTGGCAGTACATCATCGATAAATGCCTGTTAAATAAAGCATCTGCCATTCGCGAGGGTGCCTCAGCAGCCTTCGCAGAACTTTGCCGCTCATACTATAGGGGTGAAGAGCGAGTTGGCGCAAATGCGGAAATTATAAGAAGCTATATGAAAGGTGCCACAAATATCATGGAAGAGCACACGCGTATGGGTTATATAAGCGCTTTAGGTGCATTGCCCGACTTTATGATCAAAGCGAATTTAGATGACATATTGGAAAGTCTGATTAAGCATTCGCTCACGCCAACACAAGCTGTTATTACAACCGGCGAAGTGATGAATCAACATGAAAACCTGGCAACGGGCACATGGAGTGAAGCGAGACGTGATAGTGTTAAAGCGCTTAGCAATGTGGTGCACACATTGGGTTTTAGTAGAGACACCAAAA tCTCATTTGGCAATCCAAAGTATTTCAACAAAGTTGTAGACTGTTTTATAAAAGCATTGAATGAATACACATTAGACAATCGCGGTGATATTGGCGCTTGGGTACGCGAAGCAGCAATGAATg CCATCCATCAACTTATCACGACATGTCCGAGGGACCTACTACAGCCACAGCAAGTTCATCAAATTATGCTGGGCTTCATGCAGCAGGCTGTTGAGAAAATAGATCGTACACGCGGCCTTGCCGGTCGTCTCTTCTGTCAAATTATAACTACTACACCACCCATATCGCACATACGGCATCATGCACGCCTGCTGGAGATATTCCCCGCCGATGTTAATAGTGTATTGTGGCTGTTTGCCGACCAGACATTCCCGCTATTCTGTTCCTTGCTCGATTTGCCCGATTACTCACAGCGCGTGTTGCTCGGGTTGAGCGCAAGCATTGGACAGTTGACCGAGTCTTtg ataaaatacTCATCGGcagcatttttcgaatttctacgTACACATCCTGCAGAAGTACCACGTTTATGTAAAGAAATAGTCGCCAATTTCGAAGAGAATGTCATGAATGAACGCGTAACCTATCCGATGTTGAACTTCTTGGAGATATTAATAAGTTCAG GCACCATAAACGTGGTATTATTGGATGAGTCAAATACTTTTGGTGACGACATATACCGCCTGCTGAATCTTGAGATTAAAGGACACAAAAAACTGTATAAACTAGTATCGAGCATAAGTGTCTATTGCCAGCTGGTGCAAGTACCACATCTATGCAAACGCATACTATCCAAAATGGCAATATTTCTTGGTCTTACCCATGTACATGTGCGCAAAACAAGTGCTACTAAATTATATGAAGCGCTTGCTTTGCATGGTGACAGTTGTGACATTCCCGAAGATAATATGGATGAGATATTGAATATATTGTCCGAAACAGACTGGGGATCGCCGCTAATTATGGTGCGTCCCGTACGCAATCAACTATGCGAATTAATGGGTATTAAACCGCCGGTTAGTGGTGTGGCGGGCACAAGTCTTGAAACGGCCGGTGCTGCAGGTGCGGCTGCGGGGGTGAGTGCGGCGCTGCGCTttagaaattaa
- the LOC120769311 gene encoding transportin-3 isoform X1, whose protein sequence is MEAAPTAELVYQGICTLFHNSNPKEKEKANKWLEDFQKSIYSWTIADELLQQKRDLHSCYFAAQTMRNKIQNSFNELPPSSHESLRDSLIVHIGQITNDTDAVIVTQLSLAVADLALLMAAWKQPIIDLLELLSPQAQSVWPLLEILTLLPEEIDSRYLRLGSNRREEIHKQLDAAAPKVLEFLCICLQRSDGHQERLLNCTLRCFSAWVAVQAIPMHHFTENPVGQKVFQLLSSAETSRKLHDTCTECLCALLSCLEASTSRYKLDPTIEAQIFNAVCSLETAYHISVAHEDIDKTMNYCRIFTVLCEAFFYEMLSNEEVPHYSIKGLDLVLMCVGHFDYEVAEITFNLWYRLSEDLFQRYNDKLTSHFKPHIERLLGALYRHAQMDADHDGLIDEHDSFNDFRRKVSDLIKDVAFIVGSGACFKQMFLILQAPNTTWESTESALFIMQNVAKNIIPDENEVIPKVVEAILNLPDNTHIAVRYTSIMLLGELCDWIENHAESLQAVLNFLLYSLQQKNGLAAAAAIALTSICAACRQKMVCHISGLVEIARSLDSFEINNDLAIGLLKGISLILSRLHHTQLETSMREIISFQLQPLALMVENTTATLGSVQKGERTDPAYWIDRACAVIRHTNPDIADGELHPTVQILTDAWPLLSQVMVKYQTDVRIMERTCRLIRYGVRMVRKQASVLVEPLVKQMICIYALHHHSCFLYLGSVLVDEFAKAGECIPGLLEMLKAFIEPTFSMLRVENGLKNNPDTVDDFFRLCSRFIECCPVPFLQSTLVTPIFQCALLACTLDHREANSSVMKFFCNLLKWGRSSNQRHPECRPLVKDIAEQNGAALILNLIHASVYCLHSYMLSDVADVIYELKSVETNEHMHTYISTALDALPKRNSGGYVTATQQQLDDFTAAVLSSASTPKTISVALKNFTRLYR, encoded by the exons ATGGAAGCAGCGCCAACCGCTGAGTTAGTTTATCAGGGTATATGTACCCTTTTTCACAATAGTAATCCTAAAGAAAAGGAAAAGGCCAACAAATGGCTAGAGGATTTTCAGAAGTCG ATATATTCATGGACAATTGCGGACGAGCTGTTGCAACAGAAACGCGATTTGCATTCGTGTTATTTTGCAGCACAGACGATGCgtaacaaaattcaaaattcgttCAATGAACTCCCACCTTCATCACATGAATCCCTGCGCGATTCATTAATTGTACACATCGGACAAATAACAAACGATACCGATGCAGTAATTGTAACACAGCTTAGTCTCGCGGTTGCTGACTTGGCACTGTTAATGGCAGCTTGGAAGCAGCCAATTATCGATTTACTAGAATTATTATCGCCACAAGCACAATCTGTCTGGCCACTACTGGAGATACTAACACTATTACCAGAAGAGATAGATTCGCGGTATTTGCGTTTGGGCTCGAATCGACGAGAGGAGATTCATAAACAATTAGATGCTGCTGCGCCCAAAGTACTCGAATTTCTGTGTATTTGTTTACAACGCAGTGATGGACATCAGGAACGGCTTTTAAATTGTACCCTACGCTGTTTCAGCGCTTGGGTTGCCGTGCAAGCAATACCCATGCATCATTTCACAGAGAATCCAGTGGGACAAAAAGTTTTCCAGCTTTTAAGTAGTGCAGAAACTTCAAGAAAATTACATGATACATGTACAGAATGTTTGTGCGCTCTACTTAGCTGCCTTGAAGCTAGTACCAGTCGTTATAAGCTGGATCCGACAATTGAAgcacaaatttttaatgcagTTTGTTCCTTAGAAACGGCATATCATATTAGTGTGGCACATGAAGATATCGATAAGACAATGAATTATTGTCGCATATTTACAGTTTTATGTGAGGCTTTCTTTTACGAAATGCTTTCCAACGAAGAAGTGCCACATTATTCAATTAAAGGACTGGATTTGGTGCTGATGTGTGTTGGCCATTTTGATTATGAGGTAGCAGAAATTACATTCAATTTATGGTATCGCCTAAGTGAGGATCTCTTTCAACGCTATAATGATAAGTTAACATCACATTTTAAGCCACATATTGAACGGCTATTGGGTGCGCTTTACCGCCACGCACAAATGGACGCTGATCACGATGGATTGATTGATGAACACGATAGTTTTAAT gATTTCCGACGCAAAGTGTCTGATTTAATCAAAGATGTCGCTTTTATTGTCGGTTCGGGTGCGTGCTTTAAACAAATGTTCCTTATATTACAAGCGCCGAATACAACGTGGGAGTCGACCGAATCCGCCTTGTTTATTATGCAAAATGTTGCCAAAAACATTATACC TGATGAGAACGAAGTTATACCCAAAGTTGTAGAGGCCATACTAAATTTGCCCGATAATACGCACATTGCGGTACGTTACACATCAATCATGTTGCTGGGCGAACTCTGTGATTGGATCGAAAATCACGCGGAGTCGCTGCAAGCCGTACTCAACTTTCTACTCTATTCACTGCAACAGAAGAATGGCTTAGCCGCAGCCGCAGCGATAGCGCTCACATCCATCTGTGCCGCCTGCCGACAAAAAATGGTGTGCCACATAAGCGGTCTTGTCGAGATTGCACGTAGCCTTGATAGCTTTGAAATCAATAATGATTTAGCGATTGGGCTCTTAAAAGGCATTTCGTTAATACTTTCACGGCTGCATCACACACAACTGGAGACATCGATGCGTGAAATTATTTCCTTTCAATTGCAACCATTAGCACTAATGGTGGAGAACACAACTGCCACATTGGGAAGCGTACAGAAGGGCGAACGCACCGATCCCGCCTATTGGATTGATCGCGCTTGTGCCGTTATACGTCACACGAATCCGGACATTGCCGACGGTGAGCTGCATCCCACCGTGCAGATACTAACCGATGCCTGGCCATTGTTGTCACAAGTTATGGTTAAATATCAAACCGATGTACGCATTATGGAGCGTACATGCCGACTCATACGCTACGGTGTGCGTATGGTACGCAAACAGGCTTCGGTTTTGGTTGAGCCATTGGTCAAGCAAATGATTTGTATATATGCGCTGCATCATCACAGTTGTTTCTTGTATCTCGGCTCGGTGCTAGTCGATGAATTCGCCAAAGCCGGTGAATGTATACCAG GTCTCTTAGAAATGCTGAAAGCTTTCATTGAACCCACCTTTAGTATGTTGCGTGTGGAGAATGGTCTCAAAAACAACCCAGATACTGTGGATGACTTCTTTCGCCTGTGTTCGCGCTTTATCGAATGCTGCCCAGTACCGTTTCTGCAGAGCACACTCGTCACACCGATTTTCCAGTGCGCTCTGCTCGCCTGCACGCTCGATCATCGGGAGGCCAATTCATCGGTGATGAAATTCTTTTGCAATCTCTTGAAATGGGGACGCAGTTCAAATCAACGCCATCCCGAATGTCGTCCCTTGGTAAAAGATATAGCCGAGCAAAATGGCGCAGCATTAATACTAAATCTAATACATGCATCCGTATATTGTCTGCACTCGTATATGTTGTCCGATGTCGCCGATGTGATATATGAGCTGAAATCGGTGGAAACAAACgaacatatgcacacatacatcaGCACGGCACTCGATGCTTTGCCCAAGCGCAATAGTGGTGGCTATGTGACGGCAACGCAACAGCAATTGGACGATTTCACTGCCGCAGTGTTAAG CAGTGCCAGCACGCCGAAGACAATAAGCGTAGCGCTGAAAAATTTCACACGCTTGTACCGCTAA